cccagcttctctgggcaccctgtgccaggacctcagcaccctcacagggagggatgtcttcctaatatccagtctaaacctacTGTctgtgtgaagccattcccccttgtagTCTTACTTCTGGTACTGGAAGGCTACAATGAGGTCACCCCGAAGTTTCTCTTCTCCAGTTCTCCAGACTGGACAATTCCAATTTCCTACCCTTTCctcccctgctccatccctctgatcatcctgGTACGTCCTCTGGACTGGCTCCAGCtcctttcctgtgctgggcgcccagggctggaggcagctctgcagtggggtctcacctgagcggggcagaggggcagagtcCCCCCTCAAAGGCTGCCCACGCCGCTTTCCCCGCGGCGCTGTCCCGCGGGCCGGTACAGGCGGGGCCGCCCCTCAGCGCCCtcgccacagcgccccctggGGGCCGGGGGTGTCGCCGCAGGCCCCGCGGGCACGGAGCGCGGGCCGCTCCTTCCGCCGCGGGGAACGGGGGTAGCGCGGcctccttctgcttctccttctcctgcttctccttctcctgctccgtGCTCCACATGTGGATGCGTCCGGGTTTCTGCTTCTCTGAGCACCTGCCGCGGGAGGGGAGCGCCGGGAGCAGACGCGGCTccagccccggcccccccccgcCCGTTCTGCGCTCTCCCCACCCGGACTGAGGTACGGACACGAGGCGAGGCTGTTTGGATGGCCTGCAAATCCATCGCTGAGTTATGTGGAAACCGTCTTAGGATGAGTGGAAGGTAACAAACACGTGTCTGGAAGGAGTCATCCCCTGAACAGGGATTTATCAATGAGCCTGTGGTCTTAAACTTGAACGTGAAAACTGCTTAACACAGTCCTCGGAGGGCATGGAAACGTATGGTTAAATCGATACGTTACCACAACGCAAACGTCTCCGTTTGGGTTTTTCTGAAGTGTAAAAGAAGGTACATTAGCTATTTTTCTCTCAATGATTTTCCATAGGCATTAACTATAAAAATAgacttgctttttgtttgtacTGAAGACAAATCTGTCAGGCCATAAAGGACATTACAATAACTTAGCAGTGCTGCTGATACTGTAAATAGGCCAAGtattctctttttgttttcctaagtACAAGTGCCTCTTAATAGTAAacagaattatatttttctgtgctaAATAGCATTTTTAACAGTCCAGACATCTTGAGAAAGCTCTGGCTGATCTTAAATCTGAACACTTTGTTTCTTTGGCATTTGCCAGATACCATAAGGGCTGATTTGTTCAATAAATACCTATTTCCCAAGTTTTTTTTACCACTTCTGTGCTCTTCATCAAGTAGGGAGCAGCAGTTCATGTTGCAGCTCTTCCTTGGAGAGCTTGGGAGATCACAGCTCGTCTGTGTGTGACACGGGAGGGGCTGGGAATACCACATTCTCACTACCAGAAAGTATTTGTAACTTAATTGTAACTAACCTTTTCTGCTCCAAAGAGTTTTAGAAATAGTCTTGTACAAAATTAGCTATAACTGGGTTGTTTAAACCATAAGTGTAAGGGATCTGTTTTACACAAgtagggctgctcctgcagatgCTCTGGATTTTCTGTAAATTTCAAACTTGTTTTTggagaatttaaattttcaaacCTTGCCTGTGAAGGTATTTCTTTATCACCAAATAATGCACATGATAATTGCAGTTCATACCTTGTGTAGAATCCGTGACACGTATTCAAATTGCCATGGGttggttgaggttggaagggccCTCTGGAGCTCATCCTGACAaacccctgctccagcagggcacCAGCAGTTTCCCTTGGGCTTTCTCACAGGTTTTGCTGCAGATTAAATCAAATGAAGGTGTTTGGAAGAGAGAATCAGATTCTAGGAACAGTCATGAAAACTGCAATCCTGAAAGCAGGGTTTTTCTAAGAatgtttaatttcatatttgtaTCCTGTCAATTCTGATTCCTTTATTTACTCTTTCAAGCAATGTGTGAATGGAGTATCTGTAATTTCTTGGGAGCTACAATCTCAGTGGAAATGAAGCAGTTGCTAGTTTACATTAATTACAGGCATTACTTTTCTTTATTCCTGGCTCTGCACTCTCACCTGTGCATGCTCAGCTCTCCTTCCACTCCCGGGGGGGTTGTTCACctgtggggaaaaatgggatgttttgagttttgctttccatttgatggcagcacactCCCCTTGTGGAGAACAGAGCAGCCAGCTTTGAAGCTGCAGTGATTCCCCAGTGCTCACAGAGAGAGGTGTAATTCAAAGTGGTTCAGCAGGGAAGGGGGGGTTATGCCATTCTTGTAGAGACATTCATGTAGAGAAGCATTCCCAATAAACACAGGTCTGGACAACAGCGGGGAGGACACAGATCCACAGTGTCTAAACTAATAATACATAGATGGAAAAATACTGCTGCTAATTTGAAGGCTGTAAGTATCTgtcaaaatctattttaaaaaacctattTTAAAAGTTCAATACCAAGAGTGTGTATGGCCTCCTTTTTAAACTCTGAAATATATCAAGTGAAATAGGTGAACTCTGAAATAAATCAATATCAAATTCTGAAATATGTCGATATAACAAATCTCTGAGCATCTCTTCAGAAAATATCTGGGATTTGTGAGCAAAGGCTGGTACATCCACACAGTCCTGTCTCCTTCTCCAGAGTAAATTCATGTGGGTTCTCAGTACAAACATACAGCCTCTATGATTCTTTTCTGCCTATCTCAGAACACCAAATTAATTGAAGCAACTAATGATACACCTTCAGAATAAATCTTTGTGCACAGCAGTTTGCAAACCGAATAtgaaacagttttatttctgttgagGTGTGAGCAGAGCAGTACATTTCACCCACATCCCATTGAAAGCTTTACAGGTTACAGAGCTTCTGTGGCTTAGTGCAGTAGTTTGTCCTGACCCTGTCACGGACACAGTCACTGTAGTCAGTGTTGCACTTGCCACACTTGCAGCTCACAGCCACGGGGTAGGAGTAGTAGGGGCTGGTGTGGTGAGGGCAGCCCGGGATCAGCGCTGTCCGGTACAGCATCTCTTTGTACGTGCACACGTTCTGGGACAGAGCActcctgaggagcagcttcTTGCCGTTGCTGTCCTacaaagagaagagaaatgtgGTGTTTCACTGAAGCACATTTGTGTCAGAAACATCCTGTGAGGTGCAGAGACCAAAAACCTAAGCCAGCTCTGGTACTACTGAGTTCAGAGCTCTAATTGTGACTGGGGCTCCCTCCCCACACAGGCACATTCCCCTTGTTTTTATGGTTTAACTAATCCACGTGGCTCAGAGTGTTCCCTGTGCTTTGTGATCTCTTctggctccctgctgcccaAGCTGGAACTCAAAATGCTGTGTGGAACAGTGAAGTTGTGTGGAGTggtgtggctgctgcagagctgtccccacagccagctgagatagcagcagcaggaacagaagtTACCTAAGTTGTTTACGTTAATTAAGAGTGACCCAATATAATCTGCCCCTCACCTGTTCCATCCTGCCCTCACAAACTGCCCACAGAGgctctgcagtggcagcagcagtcaGGTCTCTGTTGTGCCACTGGTGTTATCAACTCCATAGTCCAAGAGGCTTGGCATTTTTCACCCACACCTTTGCAAAAAGCCAACTTGAAAACATGGTGACGGTGCAGTTTATCTGCCTGTGATAAACTCTTTTACAATTTGCTCATTTGCACACTATTTTCTGTGAGAAGAGAGCCTTGGTTTGCAGTGGTGGCTGTTACAGAAACATCTGTACCTCGTACCCGAGTCATGCAGAATCCAGCGCAGATGGTGGTGTTGATGGCCAGGCAATAGGCACATTCCCGTTTCTCCACATGGATTGTGTACTCAGAGGGAGCACAGAGCGATGCTGTTTGTCCAAAAATCAGGCCAAAGAGCAGAGACATCACAAAGAAGGGACTCATGCTGGTTGgggaagaacaaacaaacagagcaaacCACAGGTAAAATGGGATGTGCCTTCCAGCCATGTCCTTGGCATGCGacaggagcagccaggacagTCACAGACCTGGAGTAATCTTAACGTTTCAAGCTACAGCCTGACAATTTCTTTCCAATCTCAGTCCTTATTGAAATAATACTGACCATTAAACAAAGAACAAGGGCAAAGAGGCCATTAACAACATAGAACAAGTTCACTTTCCCCCCACTAAAGCATATTAAATGGAATTTCTCACTAGTGAGTGATAAAATCCTGACAGAACAAATAAGAGAAGATGAAAGATTTGAAAGTATGACACATACGAGAACATGAGCTCTAGAATTAAGCAGAGATAATACAATAATCTCACcactttaaaacaattttctaaaGAAAGCATCTTATAAAATGCTAAAGAGACAAAAAGACAAGGCTTATGCATATCAGGCATAAAACTGGATTTTTCAATTTCCAGTGGCTTAGAGGCATGATGATATGGGAACACGGCCAAGAACTAAATAATAGATTCAAGCAAATTACAATAAAGAACATCAGCAAAGAGTTCAGCTTAAGGAATCCTGCTTTATCTGCCTGTTGTGCTGACCTCATTTCTCAGACCTGCAGCGGGATCCTGAGAACAAAGCCTTGATTAGCTCTAAGACAATTTCAGGAACTACTCTAGAGTCTCTAAATGATAAACTTTAAATGACAGTGTCTACCAACATCTGGACATCACCCGCTAGTCTCTTCCAGCTGCTGGTTTCCCATAGCAAAGCCATCCATTACACAGGCTGGTTTACCCTGTAGCTGCAACACCACCAGTCTGGAGAGACCAACCTCTTGTCAGCAGAATTCTTCTGTATTACAGGAACCTGATTCTGCCTTGAGCTGGGAGAGGCAGTGACCCAGCACAAGCTCTGTGTTTGCTTTATATTCTCCAGGTGATCTTACTGTTTATGTAATTGCATCTGAACTGCTGCTTTCTTATCACAAAGTCATCTATTGAAAATTCATACTGAACCACAAAGCAAATGTGATAGGAACAAACATGTCCATTATATCCTAACCTGGAAACTGGAGCTGGAAATGTAATTATATTAACAGTAATTTTCTCCTCAGGCTTTTAAACTAACCAGTGCTTTAAAAAgttgttattattaattaatttaattgctcCATAGGACAGCAAGACCATGTCAGGAAGGCTGGCATGGATATGGAGTCCTCCAGAATCACAGCTGATGAGTTTTACACCTGTGTTTTGCTAAGGTTTAATGAGGTCTGGTTCACTCTGCTTGCTccttcccaggcacagctgggagagggtggcacagggtgcccagggacctgtggctgtccctggagccttcactatccctggaagtgctccaggttggagcagtctgggatagtgaaggtgtccctgcccatggcagggcgtgagatgggatgagctttaaggttccttccaacctaaaccattcgGGAGTTCTCCAAGTCTGTGCAGTGCCCACGAAGCAACAAATCTGAAATCAAACCCATGGCACTGCAGCCTGGCACAACTTGATTTACCTGCTCAAGTAAAGCACACTCAGAAATTGGCTGGCCTGGAACCTTTTCAGCAAACACTGAAGCAACAAGCAATTCACTGAATATTGATTGATAGGGAAAAAACTTACAAAACCACTCCTTGCAGCAcagtaagaaacaaaatattgcaTCAATACCAAGGAAACAATGTCCCCAGATGGGGGAAAACACTCACATTTGGGGGAGCAAGAGGGAGAAGAGGTCGACAAAGCCACTATTCCGTGTCAACCcctccctgagctccctgcctgcagctctgggaacaCGTGCCCTTCCAGGCCATCACTTAACTCCCCTTTGAAATCTGATCTGATGGATGTAATCTGATCAGATGGTCTTATGCAGGTCAGTCACATTCCTGATTTACATAGCCATGAGAAACATGGAAAATGTGAGTTTGAGGTGGTAAATGTGGTTACTTTGAGCTGTTGGGGGAGTGATCCAGTTGGTGTTCAGCTAATTCCTGCACAATAGGGTCTCCTTTTCCTGTGGTTTCAGACTGCTGCACACAGGTCTGTGTCCTGGGCTGATTTTTCAAGCATTTTTAGGATAACATAATAAAGATTTTGTTCAATTAAGACTAGCCAAatgctttctgttttcatggAGTCTTTAATTCTGGGTTAATTTCTACCATATAATTTCTCATGAATTAAGTATAATTTAATTCTATTTAAACCTCTTTCTGGCTTAGGGAAATCAGCAGAGTATTAAttgtactctttttttttttttcatccatctCACTTAGCAACAGGAGAGTAACACTCGCTTTGCTACTACTGCAGTATGTTATTaactctgtatttttctgatgtATTTGGAATACAAACACTCAGGTTCTCTTAGTATACACTACACAACCCCACTTAGATTatgtaaatatgtatatatacactttACACACACAATACATACACATGTATGGGCTTGGTTTTTTGAAGCTTTAACCACAGAAAAGAACGTTTGTCCTGGGAAATACAGAGAGTATTTCAAAGGATACAaagaacctgaaaaaaaaaatcataaaactaAAACTTGGAGAGGACAAAAAATGCTCAAAGTAGGAATTAAAAACCAGCAttcttaaagcaaaaatatagcCCTTGCATGCACAGCTGATTCTTTCCTCTAAAGATTCACAGCTTTAGGCAGTTGGAGCTGGATTTGTGTGCCCTGGAGAGCACCACAGCCAGGTTTAAAGTGGGTGTAAGGTGGAGGGGGagattagggggaaaaaaatggtttaagAATTTGCCTTAACAAGATTTAGTGAAA
This Vidua macroura isolate BioBank_ID:100142 chromosome 24, ASM2450914v1, whole genome shotgun sequence DNA region includes the following protein-coding sequences:
- the TSHB gene encoding thyrotropin subunit beta — encoded protein: MSPFFVMSLLFGLIFGQTASLCAPSEYTIHVEKRECAYCLAINTTICAGFCMTRDSNGKKLLLRSALSQNVCTYKEMLYRTALIPGCPHHTSPYYSYPVAVSCKCGKCNTDYSDCVRDRVRTNYCTKPQKLCNL